The proteins below are encoded in one region of Limnochorda pilosa:
- a CDS encoding molybdopterin-dependent oxidoreductase, translating to MGSRAGASLRRVRWAEAGGPGGPPAQAWMAGVLAAFLAAALQAALRFTLGTPLAPEEVAQHLFRWVPLEVFRFFVQRLGELAKWGAFGGSVAFYLMAGALAAPWVRRAGDRTAVLWILAGAAAHVGFLSGLAPWTHAAGVYLLSSALYVCAARTLLPGPPRPVQAGAARGNDADSQDPLVVDAGRRRLLAVAVVAAVGAVTCPLARAVRAVAQAARQGAGEITARIDGLRGAVPWITPNRDFYRVSKNLFDPRVSARDWRLRIDGNVERPLELRHEDLAGLEAQVEPFTTLSCISNPIGGDLIGNARWGGVPLRSLLERARLRPGVVDLRFEAADGYTDSIPLEKALHPETLLAWEMNGERLPPDHGFPARLIVPGIYGMKNVKWITRIEAVNEDYKGYWEVRGWSDTAVTRTLSRIDVPRNGQTVGPGPVYAAGIAFAGDRGISRVEVSFDGGATWREAELEPVPTGLTWVRWLIEWQPAEPGRYTLAVRAYDGRGERQEETSSNPLPEGATGLHRIQVTWRA from the coding sequence ATGGGTTCCCGAGCAGGAGCGAGCCTCCGGAGGGTTCGATGGGCTGAGGCGGGTGGGCCAGGTGGGCCTCCCGCCCAGGCGTGGATGGCGGGCGTCCTGGCTGCATTTCTGGCGGCTGCCCTGCAGGCGGCGCTTCGGTTCACCCTGGGTACTCCCCTCGCACCCGAGGAGGTGGCGCAGCACCTGTTCCGGTGGGTCCCGCTGGAGGTCTTCAGGTTCTTCGTTCAGCGCCTGGGTGAGCTGGCCAAGTGGGGCGCCTTCGGCGGCAGCGTTGCCTTCTACCTGATGGCGGGCGCCCTGGCGGCGCCGTGGGTAAGGCGGGCCGGTGACCGGACGGCCGTGCTGTGGATCCTGGCCGGAGCTGCTGCCCACGTGGGTTTCCTCTCCGGCCTGGCCCCGTGGACCCACGCCGCAGGGGTCTACCTCCTGTCCAGCGCCCTGTACGTCTGTGCCGCACGGACGCTTCTACCCGGGCCGCCACGTCCGGTCCAGGCCGGAGCGGCCCGCGGGAACGACGCTGACTCCCAGGATCCCTTGGTCGTCGACGCCGGTCGTCGACGCCTGCTGGCGGTGGCCGTGGTGGCGGCGGTGGGCGCGGTGACATGTCCCCTGGCGCGGGCGGTGCGGGCCGTCGCGCAGGCGGCCCGGCAGGGGGCGGGGGAGATCACCGCCCGGATCGATGGGCTCCGGGGCGCGGTGCCCTGGATCACGCCCAACCGGGACTTCTACCGCGTGAGCAAGAACCTGTTCGATCCCCGGGTCTCGGCCAGAGACTGGCGCCTCAGGATCGACGGCAACGTGGAGCGGCCGCTGGAGCTGCGCCACGAGGATCTGGCCGGGCTGGAGGCTCAGGTGGAGCCCTTCACCACCCTGTCGTGCATCAGCAACCCCATCGGAGGCGACCTCATCGGTAACGCCCGGTGGGGGGGTGTGCCGCTTCGGAGCCTGCTGGAGCGCGCCCGCCTCCGGCCCGGCGTGGTGGACCTCCGCTTCGAGGCGGCCGACGGCTACACCGACAGCATCCCGCTCGAGAAGGCGCTCCATCCCGAGACCCTCCTGGCCTGGGAGATGAACGGGGAGCGCCTCCCGCCGGATCACGGCTTCCCTGCCCGGCTGATCGTGCCGGGCATCTACGGCATGAAGAACGTCAAGTGGATCACCCGCATCGAAGCCGTCAACGAGGACTACAAGGGCTACTGGGAGGTGCGCGGCTGGAGCGACACGGCCGTCACCCGTACCCTCTCCCGCATCGACGTGCCCCGAAACGGGCAGACGGTGGGCCCCGGGCCCGTCTACGCGGCGGGGATCGCCTTCGCCGGCGACCGCGGCATCTCCCGGGTGGAGGTGAGCTTCGACGGCGGGGCCACCTGGCGGGAGGCCGAGCTGGAGCCGGTGCCGACCGGCCTCACGTGGGTGCGCTGGCTCATCGAGTGGCAGCCTGCCGAGCCGGGCCGCTACACCCTGGCGGTGCGGGCCTATGACGGGCGGGGCGAGCGGCAAGAGGAAACATCTTCGAACCCCCTCCCCGAGGGGGCCACGGGCCTCCACCGGATCCAGGTCACGTGGCGGGCGTAG
- a CDS encoding IS256 family transposase: MKRIPPSRQLGQQIQELLEHGLPEGDGGSLLGEIARLGMRRLIQEALEEEVGRFLGREHYQRRAAGEPLRGHRNGYRTKGFATAEGEIPVAVPQVRETQEPFVSQLLGMLAGRTDELERLTAEMYARGLSTRDIEEAFTGEDGGRLLTRTEVSRITEALWEEYETFRSRSLAELDVVYLFLDAVFEPLRRTGTTREGILCAWGITVEGRRVLLHLALGNKESYENWLEFLRDMVGRGLGTPLTVTTDGAPGLIQAVEAMWPKSLRVRCWAHKARNVLDKVPEEMRAEVKAYLAAVREAPTPADGKEAARRFVERFERDYPSAVRSFTDDLEASLNHLKVPLAHRKYVRTTNLIERSFEEERRRTKVLPRFWTEHSALKLVFATLQRATKRWQRVRITELEGKQIAALRRELGLDPDPGPGRKSEESVEKTTHAA; the protein is encoded by the coding sequence ATGAAGAGGATACCACCGTCTCGTCAGCTTGGCCAGCAGATCCAGGAGCTTCTGGAGCACGGGTTGCCCGAAGGGGACGGCGGTTCGCTCCTGGGCGAGATCGCTCGGCTCGGCATGAGGAGGCTGATCCAGGAGGCGCTGGAAGAGGAGGTCGGCCGGTTTCTCGGGCGAGAGCACTACCAGCGCCGAGCTGCCGGGGAGCCGCTCCGGGGGCACCGGAACGGGTATCGCACCAAGGGCTTCGCGACGGCGGAGGGTGAGATTCCGGTGGCCGTGCCGCAGGTGAGAGAGACGCAGGAGCCCTTTGTCTCGCAGCTGCTGGGGATGCTGGCAGGGCGAACCGACGAGCTGGAGCGGCTGACGGCCGAGATGTACGCCCGGGGGCTCTCCACCCGAGACATCGAGGAGGCCTTCACCGGTGAGGACGGCGGACGCCTGCTCACCCGGACGGAGGTGAGCAGGATCACCGAGGCGCTCTGGGAGGAGTACGAGACCTTCCGAAGTCGCAGCTTGGCGGAGCTCGATGTGGTCTACCTCTTCCTGGACGCGGTCTTCGAGCCGCTCAGGCGAACGGGGACCACCCGGGAAGGCATCCTCTGCGCCTGGGGGATCACCGTTGAGGGCCGGCGGGTGTTGCTCCACCTGGCGTTGGGCAACAAGGAGAGCTACGAAAACTGGCTCGAGTTCCTCCGGGACATGGTGGGCCGGGGGCTCGGCACGCCGCTTACAGTGACGACCGACGGGGCGCCCGGGCTCATCCAGGCCGTGGAAGCCATGTGGCCCAAGAGCCTCCGGGTGCGCTGCTGGGCGCACAAAGCTCGCAACGTCCTCGACAAGGTCCCGGAGGAGATGCGTGCCGAGGTGAAGGCCTACCTGGCTGCGGTACGGGAGGCTCCCACGCCTGCCGACGGCAAGGAAGCGGCCCGCCGCTTCGTGGAGCGGTTCGAGCGGGACTATCCTTCGGCGGTGCGGAGCTTCACCGACGATCTGGAGGCGAGCCTCAACCACCTCAAGGTCCCCCTGGCGCACCGGAAGTACGTGCGAACGACGAACCTGATCGAGCGGAGCTTCGAGGAGGAGCGACGACGCACGAAGGTGCTCCCCCGGTTCTGGACCGAGCACAGCGCCCTCAAGCTGGTCTTCGCAACGCTGCAGAGGGCCACGAAGCGCTGGCAGCGGGTGCGGATCACCGAGCTCGAGGGCAAGCAGATCGCAGCTCTTCGCCGAGAGCTCGGCCTGGATCCCGATCCGGGGCCTGGGCGAAAGAGCGAGGAATCCGTTGAGAAAACGACGCACGCTGCGTGA
- a CDS encoding carboxypeptidase-like regulatory domain-containing protein translates to MRYDPRRSHVPRLFIRVALLGTALFVLLSTWSPSVHRVAAQGQDVQLGTLRGRVVDAETGEPLPRARLRLTACGMTAVADDAGVFVFAGVPVGATTLIASAPGYRNYTQNIQIFGGDQTLDVLLEPARLIPPERVLEREGPTRGTASSRTGFQLIGGYALVAMDQWNEFIDWYNDYAKMVASTAADEDYDTSRIPAESIDAGFSGEANLTLDGQPFFVAMGVRYLKPNDSEASLSISTDGLRRSYTTAHEYGYWQLPDGTYTYGWRDTYADDFVSGSEDMSMGISQQALGPVVQAGLRLGEGGVRVRLSWGIGYYWLSASTQNSTAYSWSHMADYYYCYYDHYGNYRGSEYAYWDAWDDTYSYSEAFDGSAQALGYERSVGVTVSMGTSASLDLGVGYQMLRFEDVSWTDRKTGEDQTDYITDADGDPFVFDFSGLRARVGLAFLF, encoded by the coding sequence GTGCGCTATGATCCGCGACGGTCCCACGTACCTCGGCTCTTCATTAGGGTTGCCCTGCTGGGTACAGCGCTATTCGTACTCCTGTCGACATGGAGCCCGAGTGTGCACAGGGTCGCAGCCCAGGGTCAGGATGTGCAGCTTGGCACTCTCCGTGGACGTGTAGTGGACGCGGAAACAGGCGAACCACTTCCGCGAGCACGGCTTCGTCTCACCGCTTGCGGCATGACAGCCGTGGCGGATGATGCGGGGGTGTTCGTCTTCGCCGGCGTCCCCGTTGGGGCAACCACCTTGATCGCGAGCGCACCCGGTTATCGCAACTACACGCAGAACATCCAGATCTTTGGCGGCGACCAGACTCTGGACGTGCTGCTGGAGCCGGCACGTCTTATCCCGCCAGAACGTGTGCTGGAACGCGAGGGCCCAACACGAGGAACAGCCAGCAGCAGGACAGGGTTTCAGCTCATCGGTGGCTACGCTTTGGTCGCCATGGATCAATGGAACGAGTTCATCGACTGGTACAATGACTATGCCAAGATGGTAGCGTCTACGGCGGCCGACGAAGACTACGACACATCGAGAATTCCGGCTGAGAGTATTGATGCCGGCTTTTCGGGAGAAGCGAATCTTACATTGGATGGTCAGCCCTTCTTCGTAGCAATGGGAGTCAGGTATCTCAAGCCCAATGATAGTGAGGCCAGCCTATCAATCTCAACGGATGGCCTAAGAAGGTCGTATACCACAGCACATGAGTACGGATATTGGCAACTGCCGGATGGGACATATACCTACGGGTGGCGAGACACCTATGCCGACGACTTCGTGTCGGGCTCGGAAGACATGAGCATGGGCATCTCCCAGCAGGCATTGGGCCCCGTCGTACAGGCTGGCCTGAGACTCGGCGAAGGTGGTGTTCGAGTCCGGCTATCTTGGGGTATTGGTTACTACTGGCTCTCCGCTTCAACGCAGAATAGCACAGCTTACAGCTGGAGCCACATGGCGGATTACTACTATTGCTACTACGATCATTACGGCAATTACCGCGGCTCCGAGTATGCCTACTGGGATGCATGGGATGACACGTATTCATACTCTGAGGCCTTTGATGGATCCGCCCAGGCCCTCGGATACGAGAGGAGCGTGGGTGTGACCGTCTCCATGGGTACATCCGCATCACTGGACCTGGGTGTCGGCTATCAGATGCTCCGTTTCGAGGACGTGAGCTGGACCGACAGGAAGACCGGCGAGGACCAGACTGACTACATCACTGATGCAGACGGCGATCCTTTCGTCTTCGACTTCTCCGGCTTGCGGGCGCGCGTCGGTCTTGCATTCCTGTTCTAG
- a CDS encoding IS1634 family transposase, producing the protein MDVLHQHFDGIQGRLRMRRAAAPSLCLYDVTSTYFEGTKAEEGAYGHSRDKRWGRYQIVIGLVCDEEGVPLAIEVWPGNTANRSTIQAQVKALKERFQIERAIFVGDAGML; encoded by the coding sequence ATGGACGTCCTGCACCAGCACTTCGATGGAATCCAGGGCCGCCTGCGCATGCGCCGGGCGGCAGCTCCGTCGCTCTGCCTCTACGACGTGACGAGCACCTACTTCGAGGGGACCAAGGCCGAGGAAGGCGCCTACGGACACTCCCGCGACAAGCGCTGGGGCCGGTATCAGATCGTGATCGGCCTGGTCTGCGACGAAGAAGGGGTGCCGCTGGCTATCGAGGTGTGGCCGGGGAACACGGCCAATCGCAGCACGATCCAGGCGCAGGTGAAGGCGCTCAAGGAGCGCTTCCAGATCGAGCGGGCGATCTTCGTCGGGGATGCGGGGATGTTGTAG
- a CDS encoding HpcH/HpaI aldolase/citrate lyase family protein, with protein MSSRTSVRDLPVWRSLLYVPVTVDRFVEKAHTRGADAIQLDLEDSVSPSEKAEARSRVPDAVAKVSRGGADVVIRINRPWRLAVADLEACVMPGVNAFALPKVESADHVRMIDEVVSELERERGLEVGSIAFITMVETASAFFRMQEIASSSPRVVALTLGAEDFASSTGMLPEPEGLLYPKLQVVFAARSARVMPLGFVGTVADYRDLDAFRQSIRRSRRLGFVGASAIHPSQVLVLNEEFGPSESEIAQARLIVSEYERATAEGRGAISVEGRMVDAPIYHRALATLTRHDAIVRRERWAAELRSAPVADAAPGSTE; from the coding sequence ATGAGCAGCAGGACGTCCGTCCGAGATCTGCCAGTTTGGCGGTCTCTCCTCTACGTGCCGGTAACGGTGGACCGTTTCGTGGAGAAAGCGCACACACGCGGCGCAGACGCCATACAGCTCGACCTCGAGGACAGCGTTTCGCCAAGCGAGAAGGCGGAAGCCAGATCGCGCGTCCCGGACGCCGTGGCCAAGGTGAGCCGAGGAGGGGCTGATGTGGTCATCCGCATCAACCGCCCCTGGCGGCTGGCCGTTGCCGATCTTGAGGCATGCGTCATGCCCGGGGTGAACGCTTTCGCCCTTCCTAAGGTGGAGAGCGCCGACCACGTGCGAATGATCGACGAGGTCGTTTCCGAGCTGGAGCGCGAGCGCGGTCTTGAGGTCGGCTCGATCGCATTCATTACGATGGTAGAGACGGCGAGCGCCTTCTTTCGGATGCAGGAGATTGCCTCGTCCTCTCCACGGGTCGTCGCGCTTACGCTCGGCGCGGAGGACTTTGCTTCATCCACAGGAATGCTCCCTGAACCCGAGGGTCTGCTTTACCCCAAACTGCAGGTGGTCTTCGCGGCCCGCTCCGCACGTGTGATGCCACTCGGTTTCGTCGGAACGGTCGCGGATTACCGGGACCTGGATGCCTTCCGTCAGAGCATCCGTCGCTCGCGGAGACTCGGATTCGTTGGGGCGAGCGCCATTCATCCAAGTCAGGTCTTGGTGCTCAACGAGGAGTTTGGGCCGTCCGAGAGCGAAATCGCTCAAGCGCGGCTGATCGTCTCGGAGTACGAGCGCGCCACCGCGGAGGGTCGGGGTGCCATTTCCGTCGAAGGGCGGATGGTCGATGCTCCCATCTATCACCGGGCGCTCGCGACGCTGACCCGTCACGATGCCATCGTTCGTCGAGAACGGTGGGCTGCAGAACTGCGATCCGCGCCGGTCGCAGACGCGGCTCCCGGTTCGACGGAATGA
- a CDS encoding CaiB/BaiF CoA transferase family protein — translation MEPQTIPHGTSTAQKAGPLHGVRVVDTSRLVAGNQLTVLLADLGADVIKVEQPGRGDPLRDWKVKGVSLNWKVYGRGKRSITLNLKDPRAREILLKLLETASIFVENFKPGTLEQMGLGPATLLGRNPRLVIVRLSGWGQTGPYAPKPGFGTLVEAMSGFAAMNGFEDREPLLPPLSLADMVAGTYGAMATLAALRHVEVEGGGGQVVDLSLLEPLLSILGPLAASFQLTGEVPKRVGSRSNTTAPRNVYRTKDGRWMALSASTQVMTERLFRALDCAELISDPRFRTNSDRVAHVEELDAILQARFSERTLEENLRELQAAGVSVAPVYDIRDLLGDAHIRERGVVVEVADLDGGEDPGSVLMHAVVPRFSRTPGSIAWPGPDLGRHNEEVLTEVGLRPDELEQLASEQVI, via the coding sequence ATGGAGCCCCAAACGATCCCTCATGGAACCTCGACTGCTCAGAAGGCGGGGCCGCTCCACGGGGTGCGCGTGGTCGATACCTCTCGCCTGGTGGCCGGCAACCAGCTCACCGTCCTGCTTGCCGACCTTGGCGCCGACGTCATCAAAGTGGAGCAGCCCGGACGCGGGGATCCCTTGCGAGACTGGAAGGTGAAAGGCGTCAGCCTAAACTGGAAGGTCTACGGGCGCGGCAAGCGGAGCATCACTCTCAACCTCAAAGATCCCAGGGCTCGGGAGATCCTTCTCAAATTGCTGGAGACCGCCTCTATCTTTGTGGAGAACTTCAAGCCGGGAACGCTCGAACAGATGGGACTTGGGCCGGCTACGCTGCTGGGGCGCAATCCACGGCTGGTCATCGTCCGGCTTTCGGGATGGGGCCAGACAGGGCCGTACGCCCCAAAGCCCGGCTTTGGCACGTTGGTTGAGGCCATGTCAGGGTTTGCCGCCATGAACGGTTTCGAGGACCGGGAGCCCTTGCTGCCCCCTCTCTCCCTGGCCGACATGGTAGCAGGGACCTATGGGGCCATGGCCACGCTGGCTGCTTTGCGGCATGTGGAGGTGGAAGGAGGGGGTGGCCAGGTCGTCGATTTGTCTCTCCTGGAACCCCTCCTGTCTATCCTGGGCCCGCTGGCTGCAAGCTTTCAGTTGACAGGCGAGGTGCCGAAACGCGTGGGAAGTCGATCGAACACGACGGCTCCTCGAAACGTCTACCGGACGAAAGATGGACGTTGGATGGCGCTCTCGGCCTCGACTCAGGTCATGACCGAGCGCCTCTTCCGAGCCCTCGACTGTGCCGAACTCATCTCCGATCCGCGCTTTCGGACCAATTCAGACCGGGTGGCCCACGTCGAAGAGCTGGATGCCATCCTGCAGGCCAGGTTTTCGGAGCGAACCCTTGAAGAGAACCTTCGAGAGCTGCAGGCGGCGGGCGTCTCGGTGGCGCCGGTCTACGACATCCGAGACCTGCTCGGCGATGCGCACATTCGGGAGCGGGGCGTCGTCGTGGAGGTCGCGGATCTCGATGGAGGCGAGGACCCAGGATCCGTGCTGATGCATGCTGTAGTCCCGCGGTTCTCCCGTACCCCCGGCTCCATCGCCTGGCCGGGTCCTGACCTGGGTCGACACAACGAGGAGGTTCTGACGGAAGTGGGCCTGCGACCCGACGAGCTGGAGCAGCTCGCAAGCGAGCAGGTGATCTAG
- a CDS encoding ABC transporter ATP-binding protein, whose product MPELTVEGLSKNYGNVAALDHVSFRVKDGEFFTLLGPSGCGKSTTLASIAGLEVPDDGRILVGDRVLFDSNTGRYLYPEERDVGLVFQSYALWPHMTVRENLAFPLKLRRVPKPDQDGRIRETLRLVELEGYEGRYPHQLSGGQQQRVALARALVYSPSILLLDEPLSNLDAKLRERARVWLSRLRRELGITTVYVTHDQVEALALSDRIAVMDSGHIRQVGTPFEVYEQPVDPFVADFIGTTNFLEGQIVSTGEDGVLVALDGDGTPLRVRAASAYREGVRVTLAVRPERIELEPGFDRVLSGGNGRNASKGAASVHSRNTAPGRVVARTYLGARYQYHVEVGSSVLRVETGSAIDADRVGVRFPEESCAIFPSSHPLGRPLRQPMPEGAVGEL is encoded by the coding sequence ATGCCTGAACTGACGGTTGAAGGCCTCTCCAAAAACTACGGGAATGTAGCGGCGCTCGACCACGTCAGTTTCCGAGTGAAGGACGGTGAGTTCTTCACGCTGCTGGGGCCAAGCGGTTGCGGTAAATCCACGACCCTCGCGTCGATCGCGGGCCTCGAGGTCCCCGACGATGGCCGCATCCTCGTAGGCGACCGAGTGCTCTTCGACAGCAACACGGGCCGCTACCTCTATCCTGAGGAGAGGGACGTCGGGCTGGTCTTCCAGTCGTATGCACTCTGGCCTCACATGACCGTACGAGAGAACCTCGCGTTTCCGTTGAAGCTCCGCCGTGTTCCCAAACCCGACCAGGACGGCCGGATCAGGGAAACTCTGCGGCTCGTGGAGCTCGAGGGGTACGAGGGGCGATACCCGCATCAGCTTTCCGGTGGCCAGCAGCAGCGCGTTGCACTAGCGAGAGCGCTCGTCTACTCGCCGAGCATCCTCCTCCTCGACGAGCCACTATCGAACCTGGACGCGAAGCTACGGGAGCGGGCGCGCGTCTGGCTCAGCCGGCTGAGGCGAGAGCTCGGCATCACCACGGTCTACGTCACGCACGATCAGGTGGAGGCTCTTGCGCTAAGTGACCGCATCGCTGTCATGGATTCAGGCCACATCAGGCAGGTTGGAACACCCTTCGAAGTATACGAGCAGCCTGTGGACCCCTTTGTGGCCGACTTCATCGGTACCACCAACTTCCTTGAGGGCCAGATCGTGTCGACGGGAGAGGACGGTGTGCTTGTCGCGCTCGATGGCGACGGGACGCCGCTACGAGTGAGAGCAGCCTCCGCGTACCGCGAGGGCGTTCGGGTTACCTTGGCCGTTCGTCCAGAACGTATCGAACTCGAGCCAGGGTTTGACCGCGTCCTCTCAGGGGGCAACGGACGGAACGCGTCCAAGGGCGCCGCATCAGTGCATTCGAGAAACACCGCCCCTGGGAGGGTCGTGGCGCGTACCTACCTCGGGGCGCGTTATCAATACCATGTGGAAGTCGGTTCGTCCGTGCTCCGGGTCGAGACCGGTAGTGCCATCGACGCTGATCGGGTCGGGGTCCGTTTCCCCGAGGAGAGTTGCGCCATCTTCCCCAGCTCGCACCCTCTGGGTAGGCCGCTGAGACAGCCGATGCCCGAGGGGGCGGTAGGTGAGCTATGA
- a CDS encoding ABC transporter permease has translation MGTREPTLSLPRTSTFLGVNREGWIQWAITLVTAALVISTLLPIVYQSLRDRALYDPGGVLTLANFAELLADTRFQRVIVSSLEFAALTTLISVALGTLMAIAVGRTDVPGRHVFNDVLLWPMYLSPMVVAFGWVLMYGPAGYVTTWARQALGLSWNLYTIPGMALAAAVSETPLAYLYCLNTIMVSDPSLEDAARISGARPVRVIRSVTLPLMRPPVLYSAVLIFTTSLELLSIPLILGNPVGIDFFASFIYTKGLLASRPDYGLIGAAAVVLLLAVFILVFLQGRLLGNTARFVMVRGKAYRGQIFRIGWLRWVAFALVLGYMLVGAVIPIAGLLARAFTTVLTPLVPPWSFLTMDNMRLVFSYPSYVRSIWNSLLISLVGASLTTGFVILVALVAHRSSFRHRRVLEFLALAPRAIPGIIIGIGFFWAMVLLPPFGYLRNTILALVISFGVRYIPSAYGAISPMLMRIGPELDQAARVMGADWWTAARRIVVPLLRGATFSSFVLLFVSFMKEYASAAFLVAPGSEIMGLTMLQLWLQGDVGPVAALSTVQVAIITAVVYVGRRVLGVRVYA, from the coding sequence ATGGGTACCAGAGAACCGACGCTCTCCTTACCGCGGACATCGACGTTCTTGGGCGTCAACCGGGAAGGCTGGATCCAGTGGGCGATTACGCTGGTCACGGCGGCGTTGGTAATCTCCACACTTCTGCCGATCGTCTACCAGTCCCTGCGCGACCGGGCACTATACGATCCGGGCGGGGTTCTCACCCTAGCGAACTTCGCGGAGTTACTCGCCGACACGCGGTTCCAGCGCGTCATCGTGAGTTCACTGGAGTTCGCTGCCCTGACGACCCTGATCTCCGTGGCCTTGGGTACCTTGATGGCCATCGCGGTGGGCCGGACAGATGTTCCGGGCCGGCACGTTTTCAACGATGTCCTCCTCTGGCCGATGTACCTGTCCCCGATGGTGGTCGCCTTCGGCTGGGTCTTGATGTACGGTCCCGCAGGCTACGTGACCACGTGGGCTCGACAGGCGCTGGGCCTTTCGTGGAACCTCTATACGATCCCTGGCATGGCCCTCGCTGCCGCGGTCAGTGAGACGCCCCTTGCGTACCTCTACTGCCTCAATACCATCATGGTCTCCGATCCGTCCCTCGAGGACGCAGCCCGCATCTCGGGGGCACGACCCGTTCGTGTTATTCGCTCAGTCACCCTGCCCCTTATGCGACCGCCGGTTCTGTACAGCGCCGTCCTCATCTTCACCACGTCCTTGGAGTTGCTCAGCATCCCGCTGATCCTGGGTAATCCGGTGGGGATCGACTTCTTCGCAAGCTTCATCTACACCAAAGGACTCCTGGCATCCAGGCCCGACTACGGCCTCATCGGAGCCGCTGCCGTCGTGCTGTTGCTTGCAGTCTTCATTCTCGTCTTTCTGCAAGGGAGGCTGCTCGGCAACACGGCGCGCTTCGTCATGGTTCGGGGCAAGGCCTATCGGGGTCAGATCTTTCGAATTGGATGGCTACGCTGGGTAGCGTTCGCCCTCGTTCTGGGATACATGCTGGTGGGGGCAGTGATCCCTATTGCCGGCTTGCTTGCCCGGGCCTTCACCACGGTTCTCACGCCGCTCGTACCCCCGTGGTCCTTCCTGACCATGGATAACATGCGGCTCGTTTTCTCCTACCCGAGTTACGTCCGGTCCATCTGGAACAGCCTCCTGATCTCGCTGGTAGGGGCCAGTCTCACCACCGGTTTCGTGATCCTGGTTGCTCTTGTCGCCCACCGGTCAAGCTTCCGCCATCGCCGTGTCTTGGAGTTCCTGGCGCTCGCGCCTCGCGCGATACCTGGCATCATCATCGGCATCGGTTTTTTCTGGGCGATGGTTCTGCTCCCTCCCTTCGGGTATCTTAGGAACACCATCTTGGCGCTCGTCATCTCCTTCGGCGTCCGGTACATCCCGAGCGCCTACGGTGCTATCTCACCCATGTTGATGCGGATCGGCCCCGAATTGGATCAGGCGGCGCGAGTGATGGGGGCGGACTGGTGGACCGCCGCGCGCCGCATCGTCGTTCCACTTCTCCGTGGAGCGACGTTCTCGTCGTTCGTCCTGCTTTTCGTGAGTTTCATGAAGGAATACGCCTCAGCCGCTTTCTTGGTGGCTCCAGGAAGCGAGATCATGGGGCTCACAATGCTGCAGCTCTGGCTGCAGGGCGATGTCGGACCTGTCGCGGCGCTGTCCACGGTACAGGTCGCCATTATCACGGCGGTGGTATACGTCGGCCGAAGAGTCCTGGGGGTGCGCGTCTATGCCTGA
- a CDS encoding ABC transporter substrate-binding protein, giving the protein MSTGQRVRIALAAIGLVGLVLSFSTAAQPADYPAHYQQIIDASRQERSLLVYSNMAAYNWQPVIEAFNRHYPWITVQTLDLGSGEVFERYYSEVGSGARTADLMISGSPEQWIEFVSNRREAVEYVSPELANYPQELASPLPGLYTVSLDPMVLAYNKLLLAENLRPTGLQHLADLGEQEPGVFRGKITTYDVTEAFGYAINWAFVRDRGGEEAWAILSRLLPNVRPERSAGPMLEKITIGEYVAGYFISGIVLFPRLERSGQILGWTYMDEGTPFFMRGMAIPKHSTNVNSAKLMLDFILSKEGQEAFGRGGLTPYRADVDAGEFNTYRSILERIGGESKAIIVGYDEESLRQLDDFQARWESLLGR; this is encoded by the coding sequence ATGAGTACAGGGCAACGTGTGAGGATAGCGCTGGCAGCGATCGGGTTGGTCGGCCTGGTGCTTTCGTTTTCAACTGCCGCCCAACCGGCGGATTACCCGGCGCACTACCAACAGATCATCGATGCCTCCAGGCAGGAACGGAGCCTGCTGGTATACTCGAACATGGCGGCCTACAACTGGCAGCCTGTGATCGAAGCCTTTAACCGTCACTATCCCTGGATCACCGTTCAAACACTGGACCTTGGCAGCGGAGAGGTGTTCGAGAGATATTACAGCGAAGTGGGCAGCGGGGCTCGCACGGCCGATCTCATGATATCCGGCTCTCCTGAGCAGTGGATCGAGTTCGTGAGCAATCGGCGTGAGGCCGTGGAGTACGTCTCGCCGGAACTCGCTAACTACCCGCAGGAGTTGGCCAGTCCGCTCCCGGGCCTCTACACAGTTTCCCTCGATCCCATGGTCCTCGCGTACAACAAGCTGCTTCTTGCCGAGAACCTGCGTCCCACGGGCCTGCAACATCTCGCCGACCTCGGCGAGCAAGAGCCGGGAGTCTTTCGCGGGAAGATCACGACCTACGACGTTACAGAGGCCTTTGGGTACGCGATCAACTGGGCCTTTGTCCGCGACCGGGGTGGTGAGGAGGCGTGGGCGATCCTTAGCCGTCTCCTACCCAACGTACGGCCTGAGCGCTCGGCTGGCCCGATGCTCGAGAAGATCACCATAGGAGAGTACGTGGCGGGCTATTTCATCTCCGGTATCGTGCTGTTCCCGCGTCTCGAACGGTCCGGGCAGATCCTTGGGTGGACGTACATGGACGAAGGAACGCCCTTCTTCATGCGCGGGATGGCCATCCCGAAGCACTCCACCAACGTCAATTCCGCCAAGCTAATGCTCGACTTCATCCTTTCCAAGGAGGGACAAGAGGCCTTCGGACGGGGCGGGCTCACACCCTATCGGGCTGACGTGGACGCGGGCGAGTTCAACACCTACCGTTCCATCCTGGAGCGCATCGGAGGCGAATCTAAAGCCATCATCGTCGGCTACGATGAGGAATCGCTCCGCCAACTCGACGACTTCCAGGCCAGATGGGAATCACTGCTCGGGCGCTAA